The following proteins come from a genomic window of Methylorubrum populi:
- a CDS encoding patatin-like phospholipase family protein — protein sequence MDSPSPDQPAETRHSETRHSATRHPEAPRIETLHDDAHNPATAVPRPITDSIADSTRVGSGFRGLAGPRAEKAVSLALQGGGSHGAFTWGVLDALIEDGRIAFEAVTGASAGAMNAVVLVDGWLAGGPDGARAALAKFWREASLDADLKPAQQSWIDGLFHVWKGNPFIEAWLKVLNPGPYTANPLNINPLREALERTVDFDRLRAAETANVFVSATNVWTGKLAVFERERLTADHLMASACLPTVFQAVEIEGVPYWDGGYLGNPALYPLHGASTRDILLVQINPVERRETPRSPRDIQDRLNEITFNANLMRELRAIDFVHGLIEEGGHEVPGLERVFLHRIDGTDELDDYAASTRLDARWRVIERLRDRGRSAAKAWLDTGYAEVGLRCSLDLKKAYQ from the coding sequence ATGGACAGCCCCTCTCCCGATCAGCCCGCCGAGACACGGCACTCCGAGACTCGGCACTCCGCGACTCGGCACCCTGAGGCGCCCCGCATCGAGACGCTGCACGACGACGCGCACAATCCTGCGACCGCCGTCCCCAGGCCGATCACCGATTCGATCGCGGACTCGACGCGGGTCGGAAGCGGCTTCCGGGGCCTTGCCGGTCCGCGGGCTGAGAAGGCGGTCTCCCTTGCCCTCCAGGGCGGCGGCTCGCACGGCGCCTTCACCTGGGGCGTGCTCGACGCGCTGATCGAGGACGGACGCATCGCCTTCGAGGCGGTGACGGGCGCGAGCGCGGGGGCGATGAACGCCGTCGTCCTCGTGGACGGCTGGCTCGCGGGCGGTCCGGACGGGGCGCGGGCGGCGCTCGCGAAGTTCTGGCGCGAGGCGAGCCTGGATGCCGACCTGAAGCCCGCGCAGCAGAGCTGGATCGACGGCCTGTTCCATGTCTGGAAGGGCAATCCCTTCATCGAGGCGTGGCTGAAGGTGCTCAATCCCGGCCCCTACACGGCCAATCCGCTCAACATCAATCCGCTGCGCGAAGCGCTGGAGCGCACGGTCGATTTCGATCGCCTGCGCGCGGCCGAGACCGCCAACGTGTTCGTCTCCGCCACCAATGTCTGGACCGGCAAGCTCGCCGTATTCGAGCGCGAGCGCCTCACCGCCGATCACCTCATGGCCTCGGCCTGCCTGCCCACCGTGTTCCAGGCGGTCGAGATCGAGGGCGTGCCCTACTGGGACGGCGGCTATCTCGGCAACCCGGCGCTCTACCCTCTGCACGGGGCGAGCACGCGCGACATCCTGCTCGTGCAGATCAACCCGGTCGAGCGCCGCGAGACGCCGCGCTCGCCGCGCGACATCCAGGACCGGCTCAACGAAATCACCTTCAACGCCAACCTGATGCGGGAACTGCGCGCCATCGACTTCGTGCACGGCCTGATCGAAGAGGGCGGACACGAGGTTCCGGGCCTGGAACGGGTCTTCCTCCACCGCATCGACGGCACCGACGAGCTCGACGACTACGCCGCCTCCACGCGCCTCGACGCCCGCTGGCGCGTCATCGAGCGCCTGCGCGACCGGGGCCGCAGCGCGGCGAAGGCGTGGCTCGACACGGGTTACGCCGAGGTCGGCCTGCGCTGCTCGCTCGACCTGAAGAAGGCCTATCAGTAG
- the ispG gene encoding flavodoxin-dependent (E)-4-hydroxy-3-methylbut-2-enyl-diphosphate synthase, protein MEVMEAPDALANPIDAQSPNMKGPEIAGPAPRHRTVGVQIGEGEGAVTVGGGAPIVVQSMTNTDTADIDGTVAQVAQLARAGSELVRITVDRDEAAAAVPKIRERLDRIGVHVPLVGDFHYIGHKLLSDHPACAEALAKYRINPGNVGFKEKKDTQFSTIVEQAIKYGKTVRIGANWGSLDGELLTHLMDENARSPNPIDARAVMREAMVQSALTSADRAVSLGLPKDRIILSAKVSAVQDLIAVYREVARRSDYAIHLGLTEAGMGSKGIVAASAAIGVLLQEGIGDTIRYSLTPEPGGDRTVEVKAAQELLQTMGFRTFVPLVAACPGCGRTTSTTFQELARDIQNWISTSMPEWKKTYPGVEGLNVAVMGCIVNGPGESKHADIGISLPGTGESPSAPVFIDGKKAMTLRGATLAKDFEAIVIDYIERRFGQGKRDAAE, encoded by the coding sequence ATGGAAGTCATGGAAGCTCCCGACGCCCTGGCAAACCCGATCGACGCTCAGAGCCCCAATATGAAGGGGCCGGAGATCGCCGGGCCGGCACCGCGCCACCGCACCGTCGGCGTGCAGATCGGCGAGGGCGAGGGCGCCGTCACCGTCGGCGGCGGTGCGCCGATCGTCGTCCAGTCGATGACCAACACCGACACGGCCGACATCGACGGCACGGTGGCCCAGGTGGCCCAGCTCGCCCGCGCCGGCTCGGAGCTGGTGCGCATCACCGTCGACCGCGACGAGGCGGCGGCGGCCGTGCCGAAGATCCGCGAGCGGCTCGACCGCATCGGCGTGCACGTGCCGTTGGTGGGTGACTTCCACTATATCGGCCACAAGCTCCTGTCCGACCATCCGGCCTGCGCCGAGGCGCTCGCCAAGTACCGGATCAACCCGGGCAATGTCGGCTTCAAGGAGAAGAAGGATACTCAGTTCTCGACCATCGTCGAGCAGGCGATCAAGTACGGCAAGACCGTGCGCATCGGTGCCAATTGGGGCTCGCTCGACGGCGAGCTGCTGACACACCTGATGGACGAGAACGCCCGCTCGCCGAACCCGATCGACGCCCGCGCGGTGATGCGCGAGGCGATGGTGCAGTCGGCCCTGACTTCGGCCGACCGGGCGGTCTCGCTCGGCCTGCCGAAGGACCGCATCATCCTCTCGGCCAAGGTCTCGGCGGTGCAGGACCTCATCGCGGTCTACCGCGAGGTGGCGCGCCGCTCCGACTACGCGATCCATCTCGGCCTGACCGAGGCCGGCATGGGCTCGAAGGGCATCGTCGCCGCCTCCGCCGCCATCGGCGTGCTGCTGCAGGAGGGCATCGGCGACACGATCCGCTACTCGCTCACCCCTGAGCCCGGCGGCGACCGCACGGTCGAGGTGAAGGCGGCGCAGGAACTCCTGCAGACCATGGGCTTCCGCACCTTCGTGCCCCTGGTCGCGGCCTGCCCCGGCTGCGGCCGCACCACCTCGACGACGTTCCAGGAACTCGCCCGCGACATCCAGAACTGGATCTCCACCTCCATGCCGGAGTGGAAGAAGACCTATCCCGGCGTCGAGGGGCTCAACGTCGCGGTGATGGGCTGCATCGTCAACGGGCCGGGCGAGTCGAAGCACGCCGATATCGGCATCTCGCTGCCCGGCACCGGCGAGAGCCCGAGCGCCCCGGTCTTCATCGACGGCAAGAAGGCGATGACCCTGCGCGGCGCGACCCTCGCCAAGGACTTCGAGGCGATCGTGATCGACTACATCGAGCGCCGCTTCGGCCAGGGCAAGCGCGACGCCGCCGAGTGA
- a CDS encoding ArsR/SmtB family transcription factor, with translation MSSESRPRTIPVPFAEALAVLRATAEETRLRILALLAEGELSVSDLTDILGQSQPRISRHLKLLVESGLIERHREGAWAFFRLREAATGFVEPLIAALDHAAPPLSEDRARLDSVRAQRAEAAQAFFARLAPKWDGLRSLHVPEATVEAAVLDALGDRPIRHVVDLGTGTGKMLGLLAPLAGRATGLDSSHAMLSVARANLERLGLSRVDLRQGDLHAPPFGRGGFDLVVLHQVLHYLDDPARALREAARLVAPGGRLLVVDFAPHNLEQLRESQAHRRLGFAADQVAGWLVQAGLSDVESRDLAPEDGTELPLTVTLWLAHDASAGFGTAESERAVA, from the coding sequence ATGTCTAGCGAGAGCCGCCCCAGGACGATCCCGGTGCCCTTCGCCGAAGCGCTCGCCGTGCTGCGGGCGACGGCGGAGGAGACGCGCCTGCGTATCCTCGCGCTGCTCGCCGAGGGCGAACTGTCGGTCTCCGACCTCACCGACATCCTCGGCCAGTCGCAGCCGCGCATCTCGCGCCACCTCAAGCTTCTCGTGGAGTCCGGTCTGATCGAGCGCCATCGCGAGGGGGCCTGGGCCTTCTTCCGCCTGCGCGAGGCCGCGACCGGTTTCGTCGAGCCCCTGATCGCGGCGCTCGACCACGCCGCCCCGCCGCTCTCCGAGGATCGTGCCCGGCTCGATTCGGTGCGGGCCCAGCGCGCCGAGGCCGCGCAGGCCTTCTTCGCCCGGCTCGCGCCCAAGTGGGACGGGCTGCGCTCCCTGCACGTGCCCGAGGCCACGGTCGAGGCGGCGGTGCTCGATGCCCTGGGCGACCGGCCGATCCGCCACGTGGTCGATCTCGGTACCGGCACCGGCAAGATGCTCGGCCTGCTGGCGCCGCTGGCAGGCCGCGCCACCGGGCTCGATTCGAGCCACGCCATGCTCTCGGTCGCCCGCGCGAACCTCGAACGGCTCGGCCTGTCGCGGGTCGATCTGCGCCAGGGCGACCTGCACGCGCCGCCTTTCGGCCGCGGCGGCTTTGACCTCGTGGTGCTGCACCAGGTGCTGCACTATCTCGACGACCCGGCCCGGGCGCTCCGGGAGGCGGCACGCCTCGTCGCCCCGGGCGGACGCCTTCTCGTCGTCGATTTTGCGCCGCACAATCTCGAACAATTGCGCGAGAGCCAAGCCCACCGCCGCCTCGGCTTCGCCGCGGATCAGGTCGCGGGCTGGCTCGTCCAGGCCGGCCTCTCCGACGTCGAGAGCCGCGATCTGGCGCCCGAGGACGGCACCGAACTGCCTCTCACCGTCACGCTCTGGCTGGCGCACGACGCCTCCGCCGGCTTCGGGACGGCGGAATCCGAACGCGCCGTGGCCTGA